The sequence below is a genomic window from Acetivibrio clariflavus DSM 19732.
TAATGATGAGTTTTATAGCGTTTGTGTAAGTAAAAAATCAATAAAGAAAATTTGCGATGAGGAAATTGCCACTAAATATACTGAGTTATACAAGTTGTTCCAAGAGGAAAGAAAATATAAAACTTTAAAAATGCTTTCAGACGGAAGTGCAGTAATTTTGGATTATGATAATCACAATATAAACATTATTAACTATAAAAAACAAAGCAAACATGTATTTAATAATGCCTCTATAGATTTTCTTGATATTGACTATAGGAAAGGGATACTTGCTATAGTAAATGAAAATGGGGTAAAGATAATGTATAATAATGGTAACGCAGTGATACATCCAGAAGAAGATTACATATTTCTGAAAGGAAGGATATTAGACAAACTCGGCAATCCTTTATTTATAACATTAAGTAGTAGCAAATTAGATATTAATAAATCTAAAATTGAAATGTTTCAAATTTGTGATTTATAAATTTGCATTTGAGTATTACAAAAACAACAGGCTTCTTAATGAGAGGGAGTTTTATGCCTAAACTTAGCGATAGAGAGGGTAATGTTTCATTAGAAGTAAACTTAATTGATAATAATTTTTTAGATGTTCAGCTCTCAAGACAAGATTATGAGAATTGGATTCCATTCGAATTTGTCCTGAATGTTGGAGAAGAGCAATATGCTTATATAGCTGACATGGGTGCTACATTCAGTGTATATGAGATAAAAAATTTAATTGCAGAATTTGAGCAAATATCAAACAGTAAGCTATGTAAGAAAAGTTTTGATAGATTTGAGTTCTCAAGTACTGAATGTTATTTTGACCTCATAGTATATGACACATTGGAGGATGAAGAAATATATATAGAGATATGGATAAATATGGGAAATCTTACTAATGGTAAAGTAATTGGTTATGATAAAGGTTTTAGGTTTATAGTAAAATCAGATTCATTTGTCGAATTTACAAATGGGTTAAAAATGCAGTTTAGACGTTTGATAGATTTATGATATACCAATATAAAATAGCATTTCACCATTCTACTGCCTTAATAAAAAATTATACCATTTTCAAAAGAAAAAAGACTGCATATCCGAATCTAGAAGCAGAGTAGGTATATAAACCTGGGTAAATACCAATTTTTGAGGAGAGCTTAAGTATGTTTAATATGGAACTTAAAGCTATAGTACCCCTGGATGCTATAAAAAAAGATATATATGATTTTAAAGATTACGATGATGAGTTAGATGACGGAAGATCGATTATAAAAGATATATGTGAAATTTTTGCCGACACAGGGAAGATATTATTTTCGGTGTCAGGGTTTGGGGATGAGAATTGGGCTGTTGACTGCAGCTTCGATCTACCGGTTATAATCGAGCAGTTACCTGAAATAATTAGAAAAATTAATAATAACGATTATAACTTTGTGTTGGATTTTTATGAACAGGGAATTGAAAGAGAAATAGAATTTATTGATGGTGTACAATTTGTAAAATTAATATGCAAGAGTAGAAATGATTGGA
It includes:
- a CDS encoding WapI family immunity protein, with amino-acid sequence MPKLSDREGNVSLEVNLIDNNFLDVQLSRQDYENWIPFEFVLNVGEEQYAYIADMGATFSVYEIKNLIAEFEQISNSKLCKKSFDRFEFSSTECYFDLIVYDTLEDEEIYIEIWINMGNLTNGKVIGYDKGFRFIVKSDSFVEFTNGLKMQFRRLIDL